In Citricoccus sp. SGAir0253, one genomic interval encodes:
- a CDS encoding DEAD/DEAH box helicase, producing the protein MSVDITYDEALIEEIAARFDLRDPNKRALSALVDRISQSAGYQELVADLATGVGKTYLMSALIDYLAIQGVRHVLVVTPGSTIQRKTLANFDEASAKFVAGAEHVPFVVTPENFQAANVGAVLRDPRQLKVFVFNVQQLIRPSDKVSRKVRSEDENLGDALYSHLEAAEDLFVIADEHHVYHEKAKAFSAGIRDLNPVALVGLTATPAKADLPKVAFEYTLGEAIADGHVKVPVIVYRKDGTKDERTQLADACRLLANKEESYRVFRQTNPDAPAVKPCLFVVCQTIDHAAEVAQMLAGPGFIGDGSQVLQVTSHSSDEALEALASVEAPDSPIRAIVSVNMLREGWDVKNIAVIVALRKLASQTLTEQILGRGLRLPFARRTGVPDVDQVDLVAHDSYAQLLAQKDVLRQRIQLPSSKVEVDENGAATTATVDLTQPLDPAGATTSPGGQQSILPVDSPVPGQWSLFDNDLSQGRTGPHGAGVPTAIGEGGAVGPAAALGFQETDSRLQTKAPKSVNRTQGAPQVIFPRLESRLTHAPFSLSDISNAEAERAGAAFADEVPTFMFRDALEATRQGDDVTIKVTPKGVPKPANASRDLTSSTTPS; encoded by the coding sequence ATGAGCGTGGACATCACCTACGACGAAGCCTTGATCGAGGAGATCGCCGCTCGGTTCGACCTGCGCGACCCGAATAAGCGCGCCCTGTCCGCTCTGGTCGACCGGATCTCCCAGAGCGCCGGCTACCAGGAATTGGTGGCCGACCTAGCGACCGGTGTGGGCAAGACCTATCTGATGTCGGCACTGATCGACTACCTCGCCATCCAAGGGGTCCGGCACGTCCTGGTCGTCACCCCAGGATCTACGATCCAGCGCAAGACGCTGGCGAACTTCGATGAGGCCTCGGCGAAATTCGTAGCCGGTGCAGAACATGTCCCCTTCGTTGTTACCCCGGAGAACTTCCAAGCGGCGAACGTCGGGGCGGTGCTGAGGGATCCTCGACAGTTGAAGGTGTTCGTCTTCAATGTGCAGCAATTGATCCGTCCCTCGGACAAGGTCTCCCGGAAGGTGCGCTCCGAAGACGAGAACCTCGGTGATGCCCTGTACTCCCACTTGGAGGCCGCAGAAGACTTGTTCGTCATCGCCGACGAGCACCACGTCTACCACGAGAAGGCCAAGGCATTCTCAGCCGGAATTCGAGACCTTAACCCGGTCGCCCTGGTGGGCTTGACCGCTACCCCCGCCAAAGCGGACCTGCCGAAGGTCGCCTTCGAGTACACCTTGGGGGAGGCCATTGCCGATGGCCACGTCAAGGTACCGGTAATCGTCTACCGCAAGGACGGCACCAAGGACGAACGCACCCAATTGGCCGATGCCTGCCGGCTGTTGGCCAACAAGGAGGAGTCCTATCGAGTCTTCCGGCAGACAAACCCGGATGCGCCCGCAGTAAAACCGTGCCTGTTCGTGGTCTGTCAGACCATCGACCACGCCGCCGAAGTCGCCCAGATGCTGGCTGGCCCGGGATTCATTGGTGATGGCTCCCAAGTCCTCCAAGTCACTTCCCATTCCTCCGATGAGGCGCTGGAAGCCCTGGCTTCGGTGGAAGCCCCGGACTCCCCGATTCGGGCGATCGTGAGCGTGAATATGCTGCGCGAGGGCTGGGACGTGAAGAACATCGCGGTCATCGTCGCGCTGCGCAAGCTGGCCTCGCAAACCCTTACCGAGCAGATTCTCGGTCGGGGGCTGCGCTTGCCCTTCGCCCGGCGCACCGGTGTTCCGGACGTGGATCAGGTCGATCTGGTCGCCCACGATTCCTACGCCCAACTTTTGGCCCAGAAGGACGTGCTTCGGCAGCGGATCCAGCTGCCCTCCTCGAAGGTCGAGGTGGACGAGAACGGGGCGGCTACGACTGCGACGGTGGACTTGACCCAGCCATTGGACCCAGCCGGCGCGACCACCAGTCCCGGAGGGCAGCAGTCCATCCTTCCGGTGGATTCCCCGGTTCCTGGTCAGTGGTCGCTGTTCGACAATGACCTCTCGCAGGGACGGACCGGCCCTCACGGGGCTGGTGTCCCGACTGCCATCGGTGAAGGCGGGGCGGTCGGGCCGGCCGCAGCGTTGGGGTTCCAGGAGACTGACTCGCGGCTCCAGACGAAAGCTCCCAAATCGGTCAACCGAACCCAGGGGGCGCCCCAGGTCATCTTCCCGCGATTGGAGTCCCGGCTGACCCACGCCCCGTTCTCCCTGTCGGATATCTCCAACGCGGAGGCTGAACGGGCCGGGGCCGCCTTCGCCGATGAAGTCCCCACATTCATGTTCCGCGACGCGCTGGAAGCCACCCGCCAAGGCGACGACGTCACGATCAAGGTCACCCCCAAGGGCGTACCGAAGCCGGCCAACGCTTCGAGGGACTTGACGTCGTCTACGACTCCCTCGTGA